In Labeo rohita strain BAU-BD-2019 chromosome 16, IGBB_LRoh.1.0, whole genome shotgun sequence, one DNA window encodes the following:
- the erp44 gene encoding endoplasmic reticulum resident protein 44 isoform X2, which translates to MKLSSIIPAPELHYFTLLLITGLYTPGRGEITSLDAGNIDDILNSAGVALVNFYADWCRFSQMLHPIFEEASNIVREEYPDATQVVFARVDCDQHSDIAQRYRISKYPTLKLFRNGMMMKREYRGQRSVTAIADFIRQQKVDPIKEIENLEEISTVDRSKRTIIGYFEKRDSDNYHTYEKVANILRDDCVFLAAFGDVSKPERFSGDNIIYKPMGENAPDMVYMGSLTNFDLSYAWTQDKCVPLVREITFENGEELTEEGIPFLILFHQKDDTDSLEKFQQEVARQLISEKGSINFLHADCDKFRHPLLHIQKTPADCPVIAIDSFRHMYVFPEFSDLAVPGKLRQFVLDLHSGKLHREFHHGPDPTDSTPGQQEENREVASSPPESSFQKLAPSETRYTILRDRDEL; encoded by the exons ATGAAATTATCATCAATAATACCCGCTCCCGAACTGCACTACTTCACCCTTCTGCTG ATAACGGGTCTGTATACTCCAGGGCGAGGGGAGATCACCAGTCTGGATGCTGGAAACATCGATGACATCCTTA ACAGTGCAGGGGTGGCTCTAGTCAACTTCTATGCAGACTG GTGTCGTTTCAGTCAGATGCTCCACCCCATTTTTGAGGAGGCATCGAATATAGTGCGTGAGGAATATCCAGACGCTACACAGGTGGTGTTTGCCCGGGTGGACTGTGACCAGCACT CTGATATAGCCCAGCGCTACAGGATAAGCAAATACCCCACACTGAAGCTGTTCAGAAATGGGATGATGATGAAGCGAGAGtacagaggtcaaaggtcagtgACCGCCATCGCTGATTTCATCCGCCAGCAAAAAGTGGATCCGATCAAAGAGATAGAAAATCTGGAAGAAATCAGCACTGTAGAT AGGAGTAAACGCACCATCATTGGTTACTTTGAAAAAAGGGACTCTGACAATTACCATACTTATGAAAAAGTGGCCAACATCCTGAGAGATGACTGTGTGTTCCTGGCAGCTTTTGG GGATGTTTCTAAGCCTGAGCGGTTCAGTGgtgataatattatttataagcCAATGGGAGAGAATGCTCCTGACATGGTCTACATGGGCTCACTCACAAATTTTGACCTCAGCTACGCCTGGACGCAGGACAAGTGTGTGCCGCTAGTCCGAGAAATCACATTTGAAAACGGAGAG gaaCTGACGGAGGAGGGAATCCCGTTCCTGATCCTCTTTCATCAGAAGGACGACACAGATAGTCTGGAGAAATTTCAGCAAGAAGTGGCTCGCCAGCTTATCAGTGAAAAGG GTTCTATAAATTTTCTTCATGCCGATTGCGATAAGTTCCGGCACCCTCTGCTGCACATTCAGAAGACCCCCGCCGACTGCCCTGTAATTGCCATCGATAGTTTCCGCCACATGTATGTCTTCCCAGAGTTCAGCGACCTCGC GGTTCCAGGAAAGCTGAGGCAGTTTGTATTGGACCTGCACTCAGGAAAGTTGCACAGAGAGTTTCATCACGGCCCAGACCCCACAGACAGCACTCCAGGACAG CAGGAGGAGAATAGAGAGGTGGCCAGTAGTCCCCCAGAGAGTTCCTTCCAGAAATTGGCCCCCAGTGAGACGCGCTACACCATCCTCAGGGACCGGGACGAGCTGTGA
- the erp44 gene encoding endoplasmic reticulum resident protein 44 isoform X1 produces MKLSSIIPAPELHYFTLLLITGLYTPGRGEITSLDAGNIDDILNSAGVALVNFYADWCRFSQMLHPIFEEASNIVREEYPDATQVVFARVDCDQHSDIAQRYRISKYPTLKLFRNGMMMKREYRGQRSVTAIADFIRQQKVDPIKEIENLEEISTVDRSKRTIIGYFEKRDSDNYHTYEKVANILRDDCVFLAAFGDVSKPERFSGDNIIYKPMGENAPDMVYMGSLTNFDLSYAWTQDKCVPLVREITFENGEELTEEGIPFLILFHQKDDTDSLEKFQQEVARQLISEKGSINFLHADCDKFRHPLLHIQKTPADCPVIAIDSFRHMYVFPEFSDLAVPGKLRQFVLDLHSGKLHREFHHGPDPTDSTPGQEENREVASSPPESSFQKLAPSETRYTILRDRDEL; encoded by the exons ATGAAATTATCATCAATAATACCCGCTCCCGAACTGCACTACTTCACCCTTCTGCTG ATAACGGGTCTGTATACTCCAGGGCGAGGGGAGATCACCAGTCTGGATGCTGGAAACATCGATGACATCCTTA ACAGTGCAGGGGTGGCTCTAGTCAACTTCTATGCAGACTG GTGTCGTTTCAGTCAGATGCTCCACCCCATTTTTGAGGAGGCATCGAATATAGTGCGTGAGGAATATCCAGACGCTACACAGGTGGTGTTTGCCCGGGTGGACTGTGACCAGCACT CTGATATAGCCCAGCGCTACAGGATAAGCAAATACCCCACACTGAAGCTGTTCAGAAATGGGATGATGATGAAGCGAGAGtacagaggtcaaaggtcagtgACCGCCATCGCTGATTTCATCCGCCAGCAAAAAGTGGATCCGATCAAAGAGATAGAAAATCTGGAAGAAATCAGCACTGTAGAT AGGAGTAAACGCACCATCATTGGTTACTTTGAAAAAAGGGACTCTGACAATTACCATACTTATGAAAAAGTGGCCAACATCCTGAGAGATGACTGTGTGTTCCTGGCAGCTTTTGG GGATGTTTCTAAGCCTGAGCGGTTCAGTGgtgataatattatttataagcCAATGGGAGAGAATGCTCCTGACATGGTCTACATGGGCTCACTCACAAATTTTGACCTCAGCTACGCCTGGACGCAGGACAAGTGTGTGCCGCTAGTCCGAGAAATCACATTTGAAAACGGAGAG gaaCTGACGGAGGAGGGAATCCCGTTCCTGATCCTCTTTCATCAGAAGGACGACACAGATAGTCTGGAGAAATTTCAGCAAGAAGTGGCTCGCCAGCTTATCAGTGAAAAGG GTTCTATAAATTTTCTTCATGCCGATTGCGATAAGTTCCGGCACCCTCTGCTGCACATTCAGAAGACCCCCGCCGACTGCCCTGTAATTGCCATCGATAGTTTCCGCCACATGTATGTCTTCCCAGAGTTCAGCGACCTCGC GGTTCCAGGAAAGCTGAGGCAGTTTGTATTGGACCTGCACTCAGGAAAGTTGCACAGAGAGTTTCATCACGGCCCAGACCCCACAGACAGCACTCCAGGACAG GAGGAGAATAGAGAGGTGGCCAGTAGTCCCCCAGAGAGTTCCTTCCAGAAATTGGCCCCCAGTGAGACGCGCTACACCATCCTCAGGGACCGGGACGAGCTGTGA